From the Leptolyngbya sp. O-77 genome, one window contains:
- a CDS encoding MinD/ParA family protein: protein MPKVVSIHSYRGGTGKSNFTANLAAALATQGNRVGVVDTDVPSPGIHNIFSLEPDAMTRTLNSYLWGEAPIEEAAYDVSANAGLFGEGKVLLVPSSVKADDIARILKEGYDVKLLNDGFRTLVKNLQLDYLFIDTHPGLSKETFLSIAISHVLILLLRPDKQDYQGTAVAVDVARQLRVRKMLLAINKVHSRLNFEALKRKIEETYDAPVAGIFPLSEDVVQLASEGVFCMKFPDHPVSQEFQRLAQQIRDTD, encoded by the coding sequence ATGCCTAAAGTCGTCTCAATCCACTCCTATCGGGGTGGTACTGGTAAATCCAACTTCACGGCGAATCTGGCAGCCGCGCTGGCGACGCAGGGGAACCGAGTGGGTGTGGTAGATACCGACGTACCCTCTCCGGGCATTCACAACATCTTCAGCCTGGAACCCGACGCTATGACGAGGACACTCAACAGCTACCTCTGGGGAGAAGCGCCCATTGAGGAAGCTGCCTACGACGTAAGCGCCAACGCAGGGTTGTTTGGCGAAGGGAAGGTGCTGCTGGTGCCCTCTAGCGTCAAAGCAGACGACATCGCCCGCATCCTTAAGGAAGGCTATGACGTGAAGCTACTCAATGACGGCTTCCGCACCCTGGTCAAAAACCTCCAACTCGACTATCTGTTTATCGACACACATCCGGGGCTGTCTAAGGAAACTTTTCTGTCGATCGCCATCTCCCATGTGCTGATTCTGCTGCTGCGCCCAGATAAGCAAGACTATCAGGGTACGGCGGTGGCTGTGGACGTGGCACGGCAGTTGCGCGTCCGCAAGATGCTGCTGGCGATTAACAAGGTGCATAGCCGCCTCAACTTTGAAGCGCTGAAGCGAAAGATCGAAGAAACCTACGATGCCCCGGTGGCGGGCATCTTTCCGTTGTCTGAAGATGTGGTGCAGCTTGCCAGCGAGGGCGTGTTTTGCATGAAGTTCCCAGATCATCCAGTCAGCCAGGAATTTCAGCGATTGGCGCAGCAGATCCGGGACACGGATTAG